From Candidatus Pedobacter colombiensis, one genomic window encodes:
- a CDS encoding family 10 glycosylhydrolase, producing MFKIIIYALLSIIIIPVSLIAQTSSKIAPKREFRGVWVATVANIDWPSKPGLSVDQQKQELISLLDQHKANGMNAIMLQVRPAADAFYAKSREPWSQWLMGKQGLAPSPGYDPLAFAIKEAHSRGMELHAWFNPYRATMSANTVVSPDHMTRKRPDFFFVYGGKKQFDPGIPEVREYIVQVILDVVKGYDVDGIHFDDYFYPYKISGQTINDAATFSKYSNGFTNISDWRRNNVDLLIKQLDDSIHYYKKYVKFGVSPFGIWKNASEDSLGSATNGLSNYSELYADSRKWVKEGWVDYINPQVYFSFTRKAAPFATIVDWWTNNSFGRHLYIGQGPYLIHNGTTKKEAAWALSNQIPNQIRHIRNSNLIQGSVFFSSKSFSTVGRALGDSLKTNFYKYPALPPQMPWLDDVAPNEPLNLTAEAHSDGVHLKWEKPLKASDGETASGYVVYRFDEGEKIDILDAKNIIKVSFEEFTQFIDKNVERGKRYNYLVTALDRLKNESDPSGPVGIQTKELASAE from the coding sequence ATGTTTAAAATAATAATTTATGCGCTATTATCAATAATTATAATACCTGTTTCCCTAATAGCGCAAACCTCATCAAAAATTGCTCCAAAAAGAGAGTTTAGGGGGGTATGGGTTGCAACTGTTGCTAATATTGACTGGCCATCTAAACCCGGTTTGAGTGTTGATCAGCAAAAACAGGAGTTAATTAGCCTGTTGGATCAGCATAAAGCCAATGGGATGAATGCGATTATGTTGCAGGTACGACCTGCTGCGGATGCATTTTATGCTAAATCGAGAGAGCCCTGGAGCCAATGGTTAATGGGTAAACAAGGGCTTGCTCCTAGTCCGGGTTACGACCCATTGGCATTTGCCATTAAAGAAGCGCATTCGAGAGGAATGGAGCTTCACGCATGGTTTAATCCTTATCGGGCAACCATGAGTGCCAACACAGTGGTTAGCCCCGATCATATGACCCGAAAACGTCCCGACTTTTTCTTCGTTTATGGGGGTAAAAAACAATTTGACCCAGGAATACCGGAAGTTAGAGAATATATTGTACAGGTGATTCTGGATGTAGTAAAGGGATATGATGTTGATGGGATTCATTTTGACGATTATTTTTATCCTTATAAAATCTCTGGACAAACGATCAATGATGCAGCAACGTTTAGTAAATATTCAAACGGTTTTACCAATATCAGTGATTGGCGCCGGAACAATGTAGACTTGTTGATCAAACAGCTGGATGATAGTATTCATTACTATAAAAAATACGTGAAATTTGGTGTAAGTCCTTTTGGTATTTGGAAAAATGCTTCTGAAGATAGTCTTGGCTCTGCAACAAATGGCTTGTCCAATTATTCAGAGTTGTATGCGGATTCCCGTAAATGGGTTAAAGAAGGTTGGGTAGACTATATTAACCCGCAGGTGTATTTTAGTTTTACTCGTAAGGCGGCTCCTTTTGCCACGATAGTAGACTGGTGGACTAATAATTCCTTTGGAAGGCATTTATACATCGGACAGGGGCCTTATTTGATTCACAATGGAACTACAAAGAAGGAAGCTGCCTGGGCGCTGTCTAATCAGATCCCAAATCAGATCAGACATATCCGAAACAGTAACTTGATCCAGGGAAGCGTATTCTTTAGCTCTAAGTCCTTCTCTACGGTTGGGCGGGCTTTGGGTGATTCCCTAAAAACTAACTTTTACAAATACCCGGCGCTGCCACCACAAATGCCATGGCTGGACGATGTGGCTCCTAATGAACCACTTAATCTTACTGCAGAAGCACATAGTGATGGAGTTCATCTGAAATGGGAAAAGCCATTAAAAGCTTCCGATGGTGAGACGGCTTCGGGGTATGTAGTCTACCGATTTGATGAAGGAGAAAAGATTGATATACTGGATGCTAAGAACATCATTAAGGTCAGCTTTGAAGAATTTACTCAGTTTATAGATAAGAATGTAGAAAGGGGTAAGCGGTATAACTACCTGGTCACAGCATTAGATAGGTTAAAAAATGAGAGTGACCCTAGCGGACCTGTAGGCATCCAGACAAAGGAACTGGCCAGTGCGGAGTAA
- a CDS encoding insulinase family protein produces MKKNFSALSMGLAVILAVNSPGYAQKKVTVVKKPITTVTKKVDGDLIPNDPSVKIGKLSNGLTYYIKRNTEPKNRAELYLATRIGSLMEDDNQQGLAHFTEHMAFNGTKDFPKNEMIDYLQKAGIRFGADLNAYTSFDHTVYQLPIPTDSILVFKNGFKILANWAGKIVMEGEEIDKERGVIVEEDRQRGKNAQDRMSKQLLPLLLKGSRYADRLPIGKIDILNSFTYDKIRNFYKDWYRPNLQAVIAVGDFDVNEVEQLIKNNFSDLTNPANPRPRPSYDLPDNKAPLVKIVTDPEQQYNVAQIMYKQRGGVTKTTADYKKSIMYGMINSMLGARIQEIMQKNNAPFLQAQSGYGAYQGGLVPNINAFQSAAVSTSGATLEKAFTAILTENERMNKYGFLQSELDVAKKNIAAGNEMRLKEKDKIKSASLVQKYLNNFLTGSIIPSTEFSYELTKKALADITLDQVNALAKTLITKENQIIIVQAPEKEKANLPSEAQLLTALKNAENKVTAYVDNSVNQPLLDKKPVAGKVMAEQKFDKIGVTELTLSNGIKVLLKPTDFKNDQIIFNSFSKGGTSLATDANFRSVEMVSLIPQSGVGPFNPTQLNKLLAGNTGRGGSYVEDLYQGYGGSAAPKDLETAFQMVYAYATNPRKDTEIFNKNMSDYKVSLENKNANPQSVFADIVQAVLSSYHKRAMPVSIADLNKVSLDEAYNFYKDRFADNSEQIFVIVGNFTVEAIKPLLETYIASLPSLNKKQNFVDNGINPPKGKVSKTVYKGLEDKASVQLYIHGDYDYTAQNNIQMNALKAALEIKIMERLREKESGVYSPQVGLSLSKYPTAHYYFTISFSCATANVEKLIAAALEEVDQIKNNGATTDDISKFKSEEQRQIELSLRDNNFWLGYLTNRLKFGDDLNQILNVKERLNSVTVETSKATAQKYLNKDNYIRLVLMPQK; encoded by the coding sequence ATGAAAAAAAATTTTAGCGCCCTTAGCATGGGGCTTGCAGTCATTTTGGCTGTAAACTCGCCTGGGTATGCACAAAAAAAAGTGACAGTTGTTAAAAAACCAATAACTACTGTTACAAAAAAGGTTGATGGAGATCTCATTCCTAATGACCCAAGTGTAAAAATCGGAAAGCTTTCAAATGGCCTTACTTACTATATCAAAAGGAATACGGAGCCTAAAAACCGGGCTGAGCTGTATCTGGCGACCCGTATTGGCTCTTTAATGGAAGATGACAACCAACAGGGTTTAGCCCACTTTACAGAACATATGGCATTTAATGGAACAAAAGATTTTCCTAAAAATGAAATGATCGATTATTTACAAAAAGCAGGGATACGTTTTGGGGCAGATCTGAATGCCTATACCAGCTTTGACCATACCGTTTATCAATTACCAATTCCTACAGACAGCATACTCGTGTTTAAAAATGGTTTTAAAATATTAGCCAACTGGGCAGGTAAAATTGTAATGGAGGGCGAAGAAATAGATAAAGAACGAGGCGTAATTGTAGAAGAGGATCGTCAGCGTGGCAAAAATGCACAGGATCGCATGAGCAAGCAATTGTTGCCATTACTCTTGAAAGGATCACGCTATGCAGATCGTTTGCCTATTGGTAAAATAGACATCTTAAACAGCTTTACTTATGATAAGATCAGAAACTTTTATAAAGACTGGTACAGACCAAACTTGCAGGCTGTAATTGCCGTAGGTGATTTTGATGTTAATGAAGTTGAACAATTGATTAAAAATAACTTTTCAGACCTTACTAATCCGGCAAACCCAAGACCAAGACCATCATACGATTTGCCTGACAACAAAGCTCCACTTGTAAAGATCGTTACTGACCCTGAGCAACAATACAATGTAGCACAGATTATGTACAAACAACGTGGAGGTGTTACAAAAACCACTGCTGATTACAAAAAGAGTATCATGTATGGTATGATTAACAGTATGCTTGGCGCAAGAATTCAGGAGATCATGCAAAAAAACAATGCACCATTCTTACAAGCGCAAAGTGGATATGGTGCTTACCAGGGAGGACTGGTACCCAACATTAACGCCTTTCAATCTGCCGCAGTATCTACCTCAGGAGCCACGCTTGAAAAAGCATTCACTGCAATTCTTACCGAGAATGAGCGTATGAATAAATATGGTTTCTTACAATCTGAATTGGATGTAGCCAAAAAGAACATTGCTGCAGGAAACGAAATGAGATTAAAGGAAAAGGACAAAATAAAATCAGCATCCCTTGTACAGAAATACCTGAACAACTTCTTAACAGGTTCGATCATTCCCTCAACTGAATTTTCTTATGAGCTAACGAAAAAGGCACTTGCAGATATCACTCTTGATCAGGTTAATGCATTGGCAAAAACCTTAATCACTAAAGAAAACCAGATCATTATTGTACAAGCCCCAGAGAAAGAGAAGGCCAACCTCCCTTCAGAAGCTCAGTTGCTAACTGCTTTAAAAAATGCAGAGAACAAGGTAACCGCTTATGTGGACAACTCTGTAAATCAACCGCTATTGGATAAAAAACCGGTGGCCGGAAAAGTGATGGCTGAGCAGAAATTTGATAAAATTGGCGTAACTGAACTTACATTAAGTAATGGCATTAAAGTGTTGCTTAAGCCAACTGATTTTAAAAATGATCAGATCATTTTCAACTCTTTCTCTAAAGGAGGCACATCATTGGCTACTGATGCCAACTTTAGGTCGGTAGAAATGGTTAGCCTAATCCCTCAAAGCGGCGTTGGCCCATTCAACCCAACCCAATTAAACAAATTATTAGCCGGAAATACCGGACGTGGGGGTTCTTATGTGGAAGATTTATACCAGGGTTATGGTGGTAGCGCTGCGCCAAAAGACCTTGAAACTGCTTTCCAAATGGTTTATGCTTATGCAACCAATCCACGTAAGGATACAGAGATCTTTAACAAGAACATGAGCGACTATAAGGTAAGCCTGGAGAATAAGAACGCCAATCCGCAAAGTGTTTTTGCTGATATTGTTCAAGCAGTATTGTCGTCTTATCATAAACGTGCAATGCCTGTATCTATAGCTGATCTGAATAAAGTATCATTGGATGAAGCATACAATTTCTATAAAGATCGTTTTGCTGATAACAGTGAGCAGATTTTTGTCATAGTAGGGAACTTTACAGTTGAAGCCATAAAACCACTTCTTGAAACCTATATCGCAAGCCTACCATCCTTAAACAAAAAGCAAAACTTTGTTGACAATGGCATCAACCCGCCGAAAGGCAAGGTTAGCAAAACAGTATACAAAGGACTAGAAGATAAAGCTTCTGTACAATTGTATATTCATGGCGATTACGATTATACTGCTCAAAACAATATCCAGATGAATGCCTTAAAAGCGGCGCTGGAGATTAAAATAATGGAGCGTTTACGTGAAAAAGAAAGTGGCGTGTATAGTCCACAAGTAGGTTTAAGTCTTAGTAAGTATCCAACTGCACATTATTACTTTACCATTTCCTTCAGTTGTGCTACAGCAAATGTAGAAAAGCTAATTGCAGCTGCTTTAGAGGAGGTTGACCAGATTAAGAATAATGGCGCTACCACTGATGACATCAGTAAATTTAAATCGGAAGAACAGCGTCAGATAGAGCTTAGTTTACGTGACAATAATTTTTGGCTGGGCTATCTAACCAACCGCTTAAAATTCGGAGATGATTTGAATCAAATCCTGAATGTGAAAGAGAGGTTAAACAGCGTTACAGTTGAAACCTCAAAAGCAACTGCTCAGAAATATTTAAATAAAGATAACTATATCCGTTTGGTATTGATGCCACAGAAATAA
- a CDS encoding heparan-alpha-glucosaminide N-acetyltransferase domain-containing protein, whose protein sequence is MAQSQISQEAPARLLSLDFFRGATVAAMILVNNPGDWGNIYAPLEHASWNGCTPTDLIFPFFLFIVGVSIAYAMGSKKNDPSAHGKTILKALKRGLILFGLGLFLSLYPKVFTEPLHAFERVRIPGVLQRIAVVFFISAVIFLKNSEKNIFKILIAILAVYWALMTFIPVPGVGYANLEKETNLGAWLDRSILSEAHLWKAAKTWDPEGILSTLPAIASGLFGVLVGVYLKRKDVDPATKIAWLFCTGLAAIALGLLWDLQFPINKSLWTSSFVLYTGGLATMILSFCYWIIDIQKYNRFTKPFVVYGVNAITVFFLSGLIPRTLGMFSVKAADGKEMNLQSWLYSGFTGSLSPINASLAWAITYVLFWLVILWIMYNRKIIIKV, encoded by the coding sequence ATGGCCCAATCTCAAATTTCGCAGGAAGCTCCTGCCAGGTTATTATCTCTGGATTTTTTCAGAGGAGCAACAGTTGCAGCAATGATACTAGTTAATAATCCGGGTGATTGGGGTAATATCTATGCACCGCTAGAGCACGCAAGTTGGAACGGCTGTACACCTACAGACCTTATTTTCCCGTTTTTCCTGTTTATTGTAGGGGTATCCATTGCCTATGCAATGGGTAGCAAAAAAAATGATCCTTCCGCACATGGAAAAACCATTTTAAAAGCACTTAAAAGAGGGCTTATCCTATTTGGACTTGGACTGTTCCTATCCTTATATCCTAAAGTATTTACTGAACCATTACACGCTTTTGAACGTGTACGTATTCCCGGAGTATTACAACGTATAGCCGTTGTATTCTTTATTTCGGCAGTTATCTTTCTTAAAAATTCTGAAAAGAATATTTTCAAAATCTTGATTGCCATACTGGCTGTTTACTGGGCACTTATGACCTTTATTCCGGTTCCGGGTGTTGGATATGCCAATCTGGAGAAAGAAACTAATCTGGGTGCCTGGCTAGACCGCAGCATTCTTTCGGAAGCCCACCTATGGAAAGCTGCAAAAACATGGGACCCTGAAGGAATTTTAAGCACCCTTCCTGCAATTGCATCTGGACTATTTGGGGTATTGGTTGGCGTATATTTAAAACGTAAAGACGTTGATCCTGCCACAAAAATAGCATGGTTATTTTGCACAGGCCTGGCAGCTATTGCACTGGGTTTGTTATGGGATCTGCAGTTTCCAATTAACAAATCACTTTGGACAAGTTCTTTTGTACTTTACACAGGTGGTTTAGCTACCATGATCCTCTCCTTCTGTTACTGGATTATCGATATTCAGAAATATAACCGCTTTACAAAGCCTTTTGTGGTCTATGGTGTAAATGCAATTACGGTATTCTTCCTTTCCGGATTGATCCCAAGAACTTTGGGCATGTTTTCTGTGAAAGCAGCCGACGGAAAGGAAATGAATCTACAGTCCTGGTTATATTCCGGCTTTACAGGTTCTTTATCTCCAATCAATGCCTCTCTTGCATGGGCCATTACCTACGTTTTATTTTGGCTGGTTATCCTTTGGATAATGTACAATAGAAAAATCATCATCAAAGTTTAA
- the nagB gene encoding glucosamine-6-phosphate deaminase, whose translation MARLNLLEETRFEKLPVSVFENPKAASLSVAHRIGNLIKEKQKNNAQAVLGLATGATPIAVYAELVRMHKEEGLSFKNVVTFNLDEYYPMQPNAAQSYVTFMNENLFDHIDIDKNNVNIPDGTLSLEEIPAFCLDYEKKIGDLGGLDIQILGIGRTGHIGFNEPGSAPNSGTRLVTLDDLTRRDAARDFGGKSFVPTKAITMGVGTIFKAREIILMAWNKKKAPIIKKTVEGEISSEVPATYLQLSQHVEFILDQDAASLLTRFDTPWLVKDCVWDEKLTRKAVIWLSNTLKKPVLKLTEDDYNNNGMAQLAVERGPVYNINIDIFNKLQHTITGWPGGKPNADDSQRPERAEPAKKRSIIFSPHPDDDVISMGGTFIRLVDQKQDVHVAYQTSGNTAVWDDDALRFVEFNIDFSEKMGLETAELKKLYQNMRAFIAKKQPNQIDTPEIQTVKGLIRKGEAIAGARYCGLEDDHIHFMALPFYESGKSQKNPVTEADVVLTMELLQKVKPHQVFAAGDFEDPHGTHIVCFNIILEALKRLAKTEEWVKDCWLWMYRGAWQEFETHEIEMAVPLSPQEVERKKFAIFKHQSQKDRAVFPGDDAREFWQRAEDRNRETAQAYDSLGLAEYEAMEAFVRYKF comes from the coding sequence ATGGCTAGATTAAATCTTCTAGAAGAAACACGCTTTGAAAAACTGCCTGTTTCTGTCTTTGAAAACCCTAAAGCAGCATCACTTAGCGTCGCTCATCGCATCGGGAACCTGATTAAGGAAAAACAAAAAAACAATGCTCAGGCAGTTTTAGGTCTGGCTACTGGAGCTACACCAATTGCAGTTTATGCAGAACTGGTAAGAATGCATAAAGAGGAAGGTTTAAGTTTTAAAAATGTGGTTACTTTTAACCTTGATGAATATTACCCTATGCAGCCAAATGCTGCACAGAGTTATGTGACCTTCATGAATGAGAACTTGTTTGATCATATTGACATCGACAAGAACAATGTGAACATTCCAGATGGAACATTAAGTTTAGAAGAAATTCCAGCATTTTGCCTGGATTATGAGAAAAAGATTGGAGACCTGGGAGGATTAGATATACAAATCCTCGGTATCGGACGTACTGGTCACATCGGTTTCAATGAGCCAGGTTCTGCACCAAACTCAGGTACACGTCTGGTTACCTTAGATGACCTGACCAGAAGAGATGCGGCAAGAGACTTTGGGGGTAAATCTTTTGTTCCAACAAAAGCAATTACCATGGGTGTGGGTACCATTTTCAAAGCCAGGGAAATTATCCTGATGGCCTGGAATAAGAAAAAAGCACCAATTATCAAGAAAACTGTCGAAGGAGAAATTTCAAGTGAAGTTCCTGCAACTTATCTACAGTTATCTCAACATGTTGAGTTCATCTTAGACCAGGATGCCGCTTCATTACTAACCCGTTTTGATACGCCATGGTTGGTTAAAGACTGTGTATGGGATGAAAAACTGACCAGAAAAGCAGTAATCTGGCTATCTAATACGCTTAAAAAACCAGTACTTAAACTAACTGAAGACGACTATAACAACAACGGTATGGCGCAGCTTGCTGTTGAAAGAGGTCCGGTGTATAACATCAACATCGATATATTTAATAAACTACAGCATACCATTACGGGTTGGCCGGGAGGTAAACCTAATGCTGATGATTCGCAAAGACCGGAAAGAGCAGAGCCGGCTAAAAAGCGTTCTATCATTTTCTCGCCGCACCCTGACGATGACGTGATCTCAATGGGTGGTACATTTATCAGACTGGTTGATCAAAAACAAGATGTACATGTAGCTTACCAAACTTCGGGTAACACCGCCGTATGGGATGATGATGCTTTACGTTTTGTAGAGTTCAATATCGATTTCTCTGAGAAAATGGGATTAGAGACCGCTGAGTTGAAAAAGCTATATCAAAACATGCGTGCTTTTATTGCGAAAAAACAACCAAATCAAATCGATACCCCTGAAATTCAGACTGTAAAAGGCTTAATTAGAAAAGGTGAAGCTATTGCCGGCGCACGTTACTGCGGGTTAGAAGATGATCATATTCATTTTATGGCCTTACCTTTCTATGAAAGTGGAAAGAGCCAGAAAAACCCGGTTACCGAGGCTGATGTGGTATTAACTATGGAATTGCTACAAAAAGTAAAACCTCATCAGGTATTTGCTGCAGGTGATTTTGAAGATCCACATGGTACACATATCGTTTGTTTTAACATCATACTTGAGGCTTTAAAACGTCTTGCCAAAACAGAAGAATGGGTTAAAGATTGCTGGTTATGGATGTACCGTGGTGCATGGCAGGAATTTGAGACGCATGAAATTGAAATGGCAGTTCCACTTAGTCCCCAAGAAGTAGAAAGAAAGAAATTCGCTATCTTCAAACACCAGTCGCAAAAAGACAGAGCGGTTTTCCCAGGTGATGACGCAAGGGAGTTCTGGCAACGTGCTGAGGACAGAAACAGAGAAACTGCCCAGGCTTATGATAGCTTAGGTTTGGCTGAGTATGAAGCCATGGAAGCTTTTGTCCGTTATAAATTTTAG
- a CDS encoding glutamine synthetase family protein produces the protein MTKEEILVYIKQQSLSKVKIAVSDIDGVLRGKYISTEKFASVVEGCLGFCDVTFGWDMGDVAYDNVKFTGWHTGYPDALVKLDLSTFRKIPWENNTPFFLGDFVDEKHIPVYTCPRQLLRKLLADAEASGYQPYFAQEFEWFNFAETPETLHQKNFSGLAPLTPGMFGYSILRSTLKNEYMSDLFELLCQFDIPIEGLHTETGPGVYEAAIKYAPVLRAADQAVLFKTAVKEIAYKHGIMATFMAKISENLPGCSGHVHQSLWDINAKRNLFHDEKDPKGMSGLMKSYIAGQLHCLPHILPMIAPTINSYKRLVEGAWAPTTLTWGIDNRTVALRALPGTAKTCRLETRVVGSDSNPYLALSACLAAGLYGVKNNMKLDQEATNGNGYKDLSNGVLPQNLYEATQQMKQSAIAKELFGADFVVHFTQTREWECRQYAKVVTDWELKRYFEII, from the coding sequence ATGACAAAAGAAGAAATTTTAGTCTATATCAAGCAACAGTCTTTAAGCAAAGTAAAAATAGCCGTGTCTGATATTGATGGCGTATTACGAGGTAAATATATCTCGACAGAGAAGTTTGCTTCGGTCGTTGAAGGTTGCTTAGGTTTTTGCGATGTAACATTTGGATGGGATATGGGTGATGTAGCTTACGATAATGTAAAGTTTACAGGGTGGCATACTGGTTACCCCGATGCATTGGTTAAGCTTGATCTGAGTACTTTCCGTAAAATTCCATGGGAAAACAATACTCCCTTTTTTCTTGGAGATTTTGTCGATGAAAAGCATATTCCGGTATACACCTGTCCAAGGCAATTGCTTCGTAAGCTGCTTGCTGATGCCGAAGCTTCGGGTTATCAGCCTTATTTTGCTCAGGAATTTGAATGGTTCAACTTTGCAGAAACTCCGGAAACATTGCATCAAAAGAATTTTAGTGGACTAGCACCATTAACTCCTGGAATGTTTGGTTATTCCATTTTGCGCAGTACATTGAAGAATGAATACATGAGCGACCTGTTTGAGTTACTGTGTCAGTTTGATATTCCGATAGAAGGTTTACATACCGAAACTGGTCCGGGGGTATATGAAGCAGCTATTAAGTACGCTCCGGTTTTAAGGGCTGCTGATCAGGCAGTGTTGTTTAAAACGGCAGTTAAGGAAATTGCCTATAAGCATGGCATCATGGCCACTTTTATGGCTAAAATTAGCGAAAACCTCCCAGGATGTAGCGGACATGTACACCAGAGTTTATGGGATATAAATGCTAAGCGAAATCTGTTTCATGACGAAAAGGATCCGAAGGGGATGAGTGGGTTGATGAAAAGCTATATAGCCGGACAGCTTCATTGTCTGCCACATATTTTGCCTATGATAGCGCCAACCATTAATAGTTATAAAAGATTGGTGGAGGGCGCATGGGCCCCAACTACGCTAACCTGGGGTATTGACAACAGGACTGTGGCCTTGAGGGCGCTGCCGGGCACTGCGAAGACCTGCCGACTGGAAACCCGAGTGGTGGGTTCTGATAGCAATCCTTATCTGGCCTTGTCGGCCTGCCTGGCAGCAGGATTATATGGTGTTAAAAATAACATGAAACTGGATCAGGAAGCAACCAATGGTAACGGTTATAAAGATCTGTCAAATGGCGTATTGCCCCAGAATCTTTATGAGGCTACGCAGCAAATGAAACAATCGGCTATTGCTAAAGAGCTGTTCGGAGCAGATTTTGTGGTGCATTTTACACAAACCAGGGAATGGGAGTGCCGACAGTATGCAAAGGTCGTAACAGATTGGGAACTAAAAAGATATTTCGAAATAATTTAA
- a CDS encoding iron-containing alcohol dehydrogenase, which produces MTFDQIYQYNFPTTIRFGAGAIRELPVYLRQNGLKRALIVTDSTVADLPFFKKIVNDLRVHGIALEVFSDIHKNPVKSDVYKGTEVWDETTRDSVIGIGGGAALDVARAIVLRVNHREDLFKYDDLIGGDIYVTNDVPHFITVPTTSGTGSEVGRSAIIADDETHQKRILFSPKLMAKIVFADPVLTMDLPAFITAATGMDALTHNMEAFLAKNPHPLCDGIALEGISLIKGALESATNHPDIESRSKMLMASMMGAIAFQKGLGVVHSLAHPLSSLLDTHHGLANAINLPYGMEFNIEGFEDKFRRIARTLELKQENGKAVVEYLFNLNTKINIPHHLGDIGVKLEHIETLADLAFADFAHPNNPKPVSRADFKHLYLKAL; this is translated from the coding sequence ATGACATTTGATCAAATATATCAGTACAATTTTCCAACAACTATTCGTTTCGGGGCTGGTGCTATAAGGGAATTGCCGGTATATCTTAGGCAGAATGGATTGAAACGGGCATTGATTGTCACAGATTCAACTGTCGCCGATCTTCCTTTTTTTAAAAAGATTGTGAATGATCTAAGGGTGCATGGTATTGCTTTAGAAGTGTTTAGTGATATTCATAAAAATCCGGTAAAAAGTGACGTGTATAAAGGAACAGAGGTGTGGGATGAAACAACCAGAGATAGTGTGATTGGAATTGGGGGTGGTGCAGCATTGGATGTGGCGCGGGCAATAGTATTGAGGGTAAACCATCGCGAAGATTTGTTTAAATATGATGACCTGATTGGCGGCGATATTTATGTGACCAATGATGTACCTCATTTTATTACTGTACCCACCACTTCAGGTACAGGAAGTGAAGTGGGGCGGAGTGCAATCATCGCGGATGACGAGACCCATCAGAAAAGGATTCTGTTCTCACCAAAGTTAATGGCGAAAATTGTATTTGCCGATCCAGTTCTGACAATGGATCTACCTGCATTTATTACGGCAGCTACAGGGATGGATGCACTAACGCATAATATGGAGGCGTTTTTAGCTAAGAACCCACATCCTTTATGTGATGGAATAGCACTTGAAGGCATTTCATTAATCAAGGGTGCGTTGGAGTCGGCAACAAATCATCCGGATATCGAAAGTCGGAGCAAGATGCTGATGGCCTCTATGATGGGGGCCATCGCCTTTCAAAAAGGACTTGGCGTGGTACATTCACTTGCACATCCGCTGTCTTCTTTACTCGATACACATCATGGATTAGCTAATGCCATAAATCTCCCTTACGGCATGGAGTTCAATATTGAAGGATTTGAGGATAAATTCAGACGTATAGCCCGGACACTGGAACTGAAACAGGAAAATGGAAAGGCTGTAGTCGAATATTTGTTTAATCTCAATACTAAAATTAACATTCCTCATCACCTGGGGGATATAGGGGTGAAATTGGAGCATATAGAAACGCTGGCCGATCTTGCATTTGCGGATTTTGCCCATCCAAATAACCCAAAACCTGTTAGTAGGGCTGATTTTAAACATTTGTATTTGAAAGCGCTTTAA
- a CDS encoding gamma-glutamyl-gamma-aminobutyrate hydrolase family protein (Members of this family of hydrolases with an active site Cys residue belong to MEROPS family C26.), with the protein MKKKLGISYSEANFQNYWNWFTAEDLGEEIELVELSFLRNNKDDIEKCDGFVLTGGVDVLPAIYGGAEEYPYKPDEFLPNRDEFERLIYEFSQRAKVPVLGICRGMQYINIMEGGKVFEDNGEQANQLHKKGLEDKIHGVNVDKNSLLYAVTGKAVGQVNSAHHQAVNPGKLGENLIANAYADTPDGLIEGLEFKDKTGKAFMLGVQWHPERMKEKELNPLSQNIKEQFVKEVKNHKR; encoded by the coding sequence ATGAAGAAGAAGTTAGGGATAAGTTATAGTGAAGCCAATTTTCAAAACTATTGGAATTGGTTTACAGCTGAAGATTTGGGAGAGGAGATAGAACTTGTGGAGCTTTCCTTTCTAAGAAATAATAAGGACGACATCGAAAAATGTGATGGTTTTGTGTTGACCGGAGGAGTTGATGTCTTGCCTGCCATATATGGTGGCGCAGAAGAATATCCTTATAAACCTGATGAATTTCTACCTAATCGGGATGAGTTTGAGCGATTGATTTACGAATTCTCACAAAGGGCGAAAGTACCGGTGTTGGGGATTTGTAGAGGGATGCAATACATCAATATTATGGAAGGTGGAAAGGTATTTGAAGACAACGGTGAACAGGCGAATCAATTGCATAAAAAAGGGTTGGAGGATAAAATTCATGGGGTGAATGTCGATAAAAATAGCTTGTTGTATGCTGTAACCGGCAAAGCTGTCGGGCAGGTAAATAGTGCCCATCATCAGGCGGTTAATCCTGGTAAGTTGGGTGAGAACTTGATAGCTAATGCTTATGCAGATACCCCCGATGGGCTTATAGAAGGATTGGAGTTTAAAGATAAAACCGGAAAGGCTTTCATGCTTGGTGTGCAATGGCATCCCGAAAGGATGAAAGAAAAGGAGCTTAATCCACTATCTCAAAATATTAAAGAACAGTTTGTTAAGGAAGTCAAAAATCATAAACGATGA